From a region of the Narcine bancroftii isolate sNarBan1 chromosome 5, sNarBan1.hap1, whole genome shotgun sequence genome:
- the LOC138764329 gene encoding histone-lysine N-methyltransferase PRDM7-like, translating into MRREDIISEIKRGKFLRKNKSFVTTIIFFVKIVRHFFIEECPVHGPPVFMKDTDVEFDHPDRASLTLLEGLSIAVSKIQKAGLGIWNEGKLIPRGVHFGSYEDQQDKQQH; encoded by the exons ATGAGAAGAGAAGATATAATCTCAGAGATAAAGAGAGGAAAATTTTTACGGAAGAACAAGAGCTTCGTGACGACGATTATTTTT TTTGTGAAAATTGTGAGACATTTTTTTATTGAAGAATGCCCTGTGCATGGCCCTCCCGTCTTCATGAAGGACACCGATGTGGAATTCGATCATCCAGACAGAGCAAGTTTAACTCTTCTAGAGGGTCTCAGCATCGCCGTGTCAAAAATTCAGAAAGCTGGTCTTGGCATCTGGAATGAAGGGAAGCTTATTCCCAGAGGCGTTCATTTTGGATCCTATGAAG